Proteins encoded together in one Quercus lobata isolate SW786 chromosome 3, ValleyOak3.0 Primary Assembly, whole genome shotgun sequence window:
- the LOC115982654 gene encoding methyl-CpG-binding domain-containing protein 9-like isoform X2: MPPIHELSTPGSVRHNVRSDFKDSVQQRLNFDGNFTETDLGSKLKGGLWASDTTPHKIPFQNPSEAYMQELREFIAENHGILEDGWRVELSYCQNRKKIFPVYCAPDGNKFPSMFDVARHLGLVLDCLSVEPEGTSDRFAFWRKRLHLCRRKESMYSKAKNLDRFQENLRSFHGEVSLGIGTEVNQACRLKDNSGTTETPSSEDNEGCAVGQLQEGLPIQFEDFCILSVGEVDPRPSYHNTSQIWPIGYRSSWHDRITGSLFVCDISDGGDSGPVFKVQRFSCSARPIPIGSTVISKPGFGLHNAEGKVESDDSTTFVIIDDDDINIQMILFDHSPPQLDHDRLAGSGNISNEVCNLQTMNSLQTESNFFPQSPRKYTAVNSGVIDNIGEFLVEGRSSISVWKMVSQTLADACRNVYKKTGLCKFCCKDAVPIMWSSCLHSESTKSDDSLAKFCYISGPINIPCCIQSDDELITTCEALVKWLDQDRFGLDMEFVQEFIEQLPGVHACSEYKFLNERCDISKLRTVGSGFLLVKRKTGMQSEKEADGFLKGCKRSRKRAFEESVKKDCSPPGKPVSLKLPADSIGDVLQSWELLCRFSEVLGLEEPLSFKELEEELINGYSFITRRTLTKVHCSLLKVLLGELQVKVAAFVDPNSDVVGSKFRRGRKKDADYLISVKKSMLDMLPVDELTWLELARRYILTVSFMHGNLDSTEIIGRESCRVLQCLRGDGGLISDSNVEVAGREADTLLLAEATKQIFGSAHSVDNGSSVEHKKSDTIVGCKTVTVNNGETPEWAQALEPVRKLPTNVGARIRNCVYSALEKDPPEWAKKVLEHSISKEVYKGNASGPTKKAVLSILAEVCGEDPQQKPNRKRKDKCVNTVSDVIMKQCRNVLHLAAAADKKMVFGSVLGGSLNISDDDDDDEGLLQSPSMLSRPLDFRIIDMKLTSGAYGGSHDAFLEDVREVWRNIRTACGDQADLIHLAETLSQKFEVLYKKEVLNFVPKLVDNETGGCSSAEAKNKMGDINECARENPKARSDEGVCKLCGVNKDDKNVLLCDTCDSGYHTYCLNPPLAKIPHGNWYCPSCVTGNCITQGSSQSTEVISRFRKKRCQREFNHRFPKALAHLVTTMAMKEYWEYTVEERIFLLKFLCDEVLNSAKIREHLEQCASMSADLQQKLHSLSSEWRNLKLREEVVAAQVGKVNQSTLNGVGNSVTEEVAIVRTSYRKLMGQLLSRSSCMSPFSTNMNTLEDGLGWPVPNDSSKQPCWLYSKSSSEKHSTSSGSQIVKMHDVEFQKNQLSFGKNGFISENSICRMMPSSEKDSYSRQNMLPFSIPQQQKAKPSGANVTWSNFEGKQDLENGSVDGSRVPYCEFLRGHLSSDTIRTHVAEHVHAVHINSGNLFPSYRGVIQPAVNESQAKNLKASFLKNEITVLQDSIACLESQLLKVSLRKDFLGRDSAGRLYWGFSWLGTPPWVVIDGTMLVLQKKIEKQGTSLPSSSTLRCPFGTGSVLSSEGLDISNPYMYVHNDNTTFPWISFQSDTEIEELIQWLRDTHPLERDLLGAILQWQNIRYKDSNEAINCVQGVDQPTSSRPDNSEELVNSNAIGASIVLEKKFGACLKSESSIPMKQSWKAEVKFSEKMCRCDCLELIWPSRCHCYSCHQSFSTSEELKRHDNGMCHPSVPTSGNKVNGSVLKGKGMMMTETSLGECSNEIGLSRVSGSVMHEVGVEFNKITEELACPFDIEEISTKFITKDSNKELVQEIGLIGSNGVPSFVPSTSPFLDDPTLKLEPSWKNEGKQGGNSKNIENQLQHSVEGKMKINGRQGKFSINSTRRFAKNGKFEGSMKGVKSPFLKNSDLRVVNCSIICESSSRPIIGRAVQLLRQLKMNLLDMDAALPEEALKPSMAGLDKRHAWRVFVKSAKSIMEMVQATIVFEEMIKTEYLRNGRQYWSSLSAAARIATISSLALHICTLDASLVYEKPLPSSSPTVIENLGSESDIKILTCSNPLDTPMTSCKPVQKTFGVDLTDNANPSSKRSKKRKDSGG; this comes from the exons ATGCCTCCAATCCATGAACTCTCG ACACCTGGCAGTGTGAGACATAATGTTAGATCAGATTTTAAAGATTCGGTGCAGCAGAGACTGAATTTTGATGGAAATTTTACTGAAACAGATCTAGGCTCTAAACTAAAAGGAGGGCTTTGGGCTAGCGATACTACACCCCATAAAATACCATTCCAGAATCCAAGTGAGGCATATATGCAAGAACTGAGAgaatttattgctgaaaatcATGGCATACTCGAGGATGGTTGGCGAGTAGAATTAAGCTATTGtcagaatagaaaaaaaatctttcccGTTTACTGTGCCCCAGATGGAAATAAGTTCCCTTCAATGTTTGATGTTGCCCGTCATCTTGGGTTGGTACTAGACTGCCTCTCTGTAGAACCTGAGGGCACAAGTGATAGATTTGCTTTTTGGCGCAAAAGATTGCATTTGTGCCGGAGAAAAGAGTCTATGTATTCAAAAGCGAAGAATTTGGATAGATTCCAAGAAAATTTGAGAAGTTTTCATGGAGAGGTCTCATTGGGCATTGGGACTGAGGTTAATCAGGCCTGCAGGTTGAAGGATAATTCAGGAACCACAGAGACTCCATCATCAGAGGATAATGAAGGCTGTGCTGTTGGGCAGCTTCAG GAAGGACTCCCAATTCAGTTTGAAGACTTCTGTATTCTTTCTGTGGGGGAGGTTGATCCCCGACCCTCATATCATAATACTAGCCAGATCTGGCCAATAGGCTATAGATCCAGCTGGCATGATAGGATTACCGGGTCTCTTTTTGTGTGTGATATCTCAGATGGTGGAGATTCTGGTCCAGTTTTCAAGGTTCAAAGATTTTCATGTTCTGCACGGCCTATTCCTATTGGATCAACAGTAATCTCCAAGCCAGGCTTTGGCTTACACAATGCTGAAGGTAAAGTGGAAAGTGATGATTCAACTACTTTTGTTAtaattgatgatgatgatataaATATTCAGATGATATTGTTTGATCATAGCCCTCCACAACTAGATCATGATAGGTTAGCAGGTTCTGGGAATATTTCAAATGAAGTCTGCAATTTGCAGACAATGAATAGTTTGCAAACAGAGTCAAATTTCTTTCCTCAAAGTCCTAGGAAATATACAGCTGTGAACTCTGGGGTGATAGATAATATTGGTGAATTCTTAGTAGAAGGGAGATCATCAATTTCAGTATGGAAAATGGTATCTCAAACTTTAGCAGATGCTTGCCGCAATGTATACAAGAAGACTGGTTTATGTAAGTTTTGCTGCAAGGATGCTGTCCCTATAATGTGGTCATCATGCTTGCACTCTGAGAGTACAAAAAGTGATGATTCATTGGCTAAGTTTTGCTATATTTCTGGCCCTATTAACATCCCATGTTGTATTCAAAGTGATGATGAGCTCATTACTACTTGTGAAGCACTGGTGAAGTGGTTAGACCAAGACCGATTTGGACTAGATATGGAATTTGTGCAAGAATTTATAGAACAGCTTCCTGGGGTACATGCCTGTTCAGAATATAAGTTCCTTAATGAAAGATGTGACATATCAAAATTACGAACTGTTGGAAGTGGGTTTCTTCTTGTCAAAAGGAAGACTGGTATGCAAAGTGAGAAAGAAGCAGATGGTTTTCTCAAAGGCTGTAAAAGATCTAGGAAGCGGGCATTTGAAGAATCTGTCAAGAAAGATTGCTCTCCTCCTGGCAAGCCAGTTAGCTTAAAGCTTCCTGCTGATTCAATTGGTGATGTTCTTCAG TCTTGGGAGTTACTTTGCCGTTTCTCTGAAGTTTTAGGGCTGGAGGAACCTTTATCATTCAAGGAACTTGAAGAGGAACTTATAAATGGCTATTCCTTTATTACTAGGAGAACTTTGACGAAGGTTCACTGCTCACTCCTAAAAGTGCTACTAGGTGAACTGCAGGTCAAGGTGGCAGCATTTGTAGATCCTAATTCTGATGTTGTAGGATCTAAGTTTAGACGGGGAAGGAAGAAAGATGCAGACTACCTGATTTCTGTCAAGAAATCCATGCTTGACATGCTCCCAGTTGATGAACTTACATGGCTAGAATTAGCTCGAAGGTACATTTTAACTGTTTCATTCATGCATGGTAACCTTGACTCTACGGAGATCATTGGCCGTGAGAGTTGCAGAGTGTTGCAGTGTTTGCGAGGTGATGGTGGACTAATCTCTGATTCTAATGTGGAAGTGGCTGGAAGAGAAGCAGATACACTG CTGCTTGCAGAGGCTACAAAGCAAATCTTTGGCTCAGCACACAGTGTCGATAATGGTTCAAGTGTTGAACACAAGAAGTCTGATACAATTGTTGGTTGCAAAACAGTTACAGTGAATAATGGTGAAACTCCTGAGTGGGCGCAAGCTCTGGAACCTGTTAGAAAGCTACCCACTAATGTTGGAGCTAGAATTAGAAACTGTGTTTATAGTGCTCTGGAGAAAGATCCCCCAGAATGGGCAAAGAAGGTACTGGAGCATTCAATAAGTAAGGAAGTTTACAAGGGAAATGCTTCAGGGCCTACCAAG AAAGCTGTGCTCTCAATACTGGCAGAGGTGTGTGGTGAAGACCCGCAGCAGAAACCCAATAGAAAGAGGAAAGACAAGTGTGTTAACACTGTATCTGATGTGATTATGAAACAATGCCGAAATGTGCTTCACCTAGCCGCAGCTGCagataaaaaaatggtttttggtAGCGTGCTTGGAGGATCACTTAATatttctgatgatgatgatgatgatgaggggCTTCTTCAATCTCCTTCAATGTTGTCACGTCCTTTAGACTTCAGAATTATTGATATGAAATTGACTTCTGGGGCATATGGTGGATCACATGATGCTTTTCTTGAGGATGTTCGAGAG GTTTGGCGTAACATTCGAACTGCTTGTGGAGATCAGGCAGATTTGATCCATTTGGCTGAAACATTATCCCAAAAATTTGAAGTACTTTATAAAAAAGAG GTTCTCAATTTTGTCCCAAAACTTGTGGATAATGAAACTGGAGGATGCTCAAGTGCTGAAGCAAAAAACAAGATGGGAGATATTAATGAATGTGCAAGAGAGAATCCCAAGGCTCGTTCAGATGAGGGTGTCTGTAAATTGTGCGGTGTGAATAAGGATGATAAGAATGTGTTGTTGTGTGATACGTGTGATTCGGGGTATCATACATATTGCTTAAATCCTCCACTTGCCAAAATTCCTCATGGAAACTGGTATTGTCCTTCTTGTGTGACTGGTAATTGTATCACTCAAGGATCTTCACAAAGTACTGAGGTCATTAGCAGGTTCCGGAAAAAGAGATGTCAAAGAGAGTTCAATCACAGATTTCCAAAAGCTCTGGCCCATTTGGTAACCACAATGGCGATGAAGGAGTACTGGGAATACACCGTAGAGGAG AGGATTTTTCTTCTAAAGTTCTTGTGTGATGAGGTGCTGAACTCTGCTAAAATTCGGGAACACCTAGAACAGTGTGCCTCTATGTCTGCTGATTTGCAGCAGAAACTGCATTCACTATCTTCAGAATGGAGAAACCTGAAGTTGAGAGAAGAAGTTGTGGCTGCCCAAGTGGGGAAAGTGAACCAAAGCACGCTCAATGGTGTTGGAAATTCTGTAACAGAAGAAGTTGCTATAGTGCGTACAAGTTATCGTAAATTGATGGGGCAACTACTTAGTAGAAGCAGTTGCATGTCGCCCTTCTCCACTAATATGAATACTTTGGAAGATGGATTAGGGTGGCCTGTGCCAAATGATTCCAGTAAACAACCATGTTGGTTATATTCAAAAAGCAGTTCAGAGAAACATTCTACCAGTAGTGGTAGTCAAATTGTCAAGATGCATGATgttgaatttcaaaaaaatcaactatCTTTTGGTAAGAATGGTTTTATATCTGAGAATTCTATATGTCGTATGATGCCTTCCAGTGAAAAAGATTCATACAGTAGGCAAAACATGCTACCCTTTTCCATTCCTCAACAACAGAAAGCTAAGCCTAGCGGAGCAAATGTCACATGGAGTAATTTTGAAGGAAAGCAGGACTTGGAAAATGGCAGTGTTGATGGTTCAAGGGTGCCTTATTGTGAATTTCTAAGAGGTCATCTCTCATCAGATACCATTAGAACCCATGTAGCTGAACATGTACATGCAGTGCACATTAACAGTGGGAATTTGTTTCCCAGCTATCGTGGCGTCATTCAACCTGCTGTGAATGAATCACAAGCCAAGAACCTCAAGGCAAGCTTCCTCAAGAATGAGATTACTGTTTTGCAGGATTCAATTGCCTGTCTAGAATCACAACTTCTGAAGGTATCATTGCGGAAGGATTTTCTGGGCAGGGACTCTGCTGGCCGGCTCTACTGGGGCTTTTCCTGGCTGGGTACGCCTCCATGGGTGGTTATTGATGGGACTATGTTAGTGCtgcaaaagaaaatagaaaaacagGGAACTTCATTGCCTAGCAGTTCAACTTTGAGATGTCCTTTTGGAACTGGGAGTGTTTTGAGTTCTGAAGGACTTGACATATCTAATCCTTATATGTACGTGCACAATGATAACACAACTTTTCCATGGATTTCTTTTCAATCTGACACTGAAATTGAAGAACTAATTCAATGGTTGAGGGATACTCACCCACTAGAGAGAGACCTATTAGGTGCTATTTTACAGTGGCAAAATATAAGATACAAGGATTCCAATGAAGCAATAAATTGTGTTCAGGGTGTGGATCAACCAACTTCGTCAAGGCCCGATAACAGCGAAGAACTTGTAAATTCTAATGCTATTGGGGCTTCGATTGTACTGGAGAAGAAGTTTGGTGCTTGCTTGAAATCAGAATCTTCCATTCCTATGAAGCAGAGTTGGAAGGCAGAAGTAAAATTTTCAGAGAAAATGTGCCGATGTGACTGCCTAGAACTCATATGGCCTTCTAGATGCCATTGCTACTCATGCCACCAATCATTCTCCACTAGTGAGGAACTCAAGAGGCATGACAATGGAATGTGCCATCCAAGTGTGCCTACCTCTGGGAACAAGGTGAATGGTAGTGTCTTGAAGGGGAAGGGGATGATGATGACTGAAACCTCACTGGGGGAGTGCTCTAATGAAATAGGTCTTAGTAGAGTGTCGGGAAGTGTAATGCATGAGGTTGGGGTTGAGTTTAATAAAATCACAGAGGAGTTGGCTTGCCCATTTGACATTGAGGAGATAAGTACCAAGTTTATCACTAAAGACTCTAATAAGGAATTGGTACAGGAAATAGGACTTATTGGTTCAAATGGTGTTCCATCATTTGTACCAAGCACATCTCCTTTCCTGGATGACCCCACCTTAAAGTTAGAGCCTTCTTGGAAAAATGAGGGGAAGCAAGGTGGTAATTCCAAGAACATAGAAAATCAGCTGCAACATTCAGTGGAAgggaaaatgaaaatcaatgGGAGACAaggcaaattttccattaaCTCGACTAGAAGATTTGCCAAGAATGGGAAATTTGAGGGATCTATGAAAGGAGTTAAATCTCCTTTCttgaaaaattcagatctgagGGTTGTGAACTGCTCCATAATTTGTGAATCTTCATCAAGACCCATTATTGGCAGGGCAGTTCAGCTTCTTAGGCAGCTCAAAATGAACTTGCTCGATATGGATGCTGCCCTTCCTGAGGAAGCTCTGAAACCATCAATGGCTGGTTTGGATAAAAGACATGCCTGGCGTGTGTTTGTTAAATCTGCCAAGTCAATAATGGAG ATGGTTCAAGCAACTATTGTATTTGAGGAAATGATAAAAACTGAGTACCTGAGGAATGGAAGGCAGTATTGGTCATCCCTCTCTGCTGCAGCCAGGATTGCTACCATCTCCTCCCTTGCTCTTCACATATGCACCTTAGATGCTTCCCTTGTTTATGAGAAGCCTTTGCCAAGTTCCAGTCCTACTGTGATTGAAAATCTGGGCAGCGAATCAgatataaaaattttgacttgTTCAAATCCTTTAGATACTCCAATGACAAGTTGCAAGCCAGTCCAGAAGACTTTTGGTGTAGATTTAACAGATAATGCCAACCCAAGTAGCAAAAGAAGCAAGAAAAGGAAAGATTCAGGGGGATGA